A window of the Sphaerobacter thermophilus DSM 20745 genome harbors these coding sequences:
- a CDS encoding zf-HC2 domain-containing protein, translating into MECRHVRSALPALIDGHLPPREAAEVQAHLAVCPACQRIERQYRQDLYDLARYLRTAPRLPIEHRPWAEQPVRRGFWGALVAGGHKLAAGTALVALLALVTVGALALRGMATRSGGDPTATAAVGAATLGEATADVSTLRGAFQPAPAIDPRFEEIMDALDQGGLVFPIDAKIDMDGHAVTLTRLAVDRTITIVEFTAPVEQSSGTITLVDQQGRELHQLYTGGSIPLGGLNDPSTATATNYYAFPAIDAESGTVEVRFTSDRGQTLNTFVDVDLSPLSALPPVASTTAKVTDGGVGVAAERLTPGAAVSIVRLSTSLVDVDQATLRSVEQGASSPQVTATVDGSPVPVVDIREEERDQDGSGIDVRLLGLPREGTLTLTLAWVPVSAPSAGDNTVATGPWTLTIDLANPSGEPVAPQPTPTPVPTQTPVPTPTPTPVPTAPTFPADLYFAGVTPDGVLGLWVQPASGDAPRVVAQGNADLDAFWLVPGGKQVAVRFADDPAVYLAPLDGGALRKATMPDGRAVTEYVVSPDGTRIAYVPVDRQSLWVSNTDGRNLTQVHAVEIPEAQTIHGVSWAPRGYTLRYEVSQIAAGFRPFVATVGGPNETIEPVKHQLPREVLSYAWSPGGTELAYSTYNGIFRLRLSDGAETAITPAALREGPQRAIDALHWLPDGRLAFVVHEDSTVYTPADLWLMNADGSDAWRAVIGVGPVDVLRWTPDGAGFVAHVIDEPGLTWYPSIHDEPVKLAEDIKYGAYIQLDWTTN; encoded by the coding sequence GTGGAGTGCCGACACGTCCGAAGCGCGCTTCCGGCGCTGATCGACGGGCATTTGCCCCCGCGAGAGGCGGCGGAGGTTCAGGCGCATCTCGCGGTCTGCCCCGCCTGTCAGCGCATCGAACGCCAGTACCGTCAGGACCTCTACGATCTGGCCCGCTACCTGCGCACCGCGCCGCGGCTGCCGATCGAGCATCGCCCGTGGGCCGAGCAGCCGGTGCGGCGCGGCTTCTGGGGCGCGCTGGTGGCCGGCGGGCACAAGCTGGCGGCCGGCACAGCGCTCGTGGCGCTGCTGGCGCTGGTCACCGTCGGTGCGCTTGCGCTGCGCGGCATGGCGACCCGGTCGGGCGGCGACCCGACGGCCACCGCTGCGGTCGGTGCCGCGACCCTGGGCGAGGCCACAGCGGATGTCAGCACGCTTCGGGGGGCGTTCCAGCCAGCCCCGGCGATTGACCCGCGCTTCGAGGAGATCATGGACGCCCTCGATCAGGGGGGCCTTGTCTTCCCGATCGACGCAAAGATCGACATGGACGGGCACGCGGTCACGCTCACCAGGCTGGCCGTGGATCGCACGATCACCATCGTCGAGTTCACCGCGCCGGTTGAACAGTCGAGCGGCACGATCACGCTTGTGGATCAGCAGGGCCGCGAACTGCATCAGCTCTATACGGGCGGTTCAATCCCCCTCGGTGGGCTGAATGATCCGTCGACAGCGACGGCGACGAACTATTACGCGTTCCCCGCCATCGATGCGGAGTCCGGCACTGTTGAGGTTCGCTTCACCTCGGACCGGGGGCAGACGTTGAACACGTTCGTCGACGTCGACCTTTCCCCGCTCAGTGCCCTGCCGCCTGTTGCGTCGACCACGGCAAAGGTGACCGACGGCGGGGTCGGGGTCGCAGCAGAGCGGTTGACGCCGGGCGCAGCGGTGAGCATCGTTCGGCTTAGCACGAGCCTGGTTGATGTCGATCAGGCCACGCTGCGATCTGTCGAGCAGGGTGCCTCATCGCCGCAGGTCACGGCAACGGTGGACGGCTCGCCGGTTCCGGTGGTGGATATCCGGGAGGAGGAGCGTGACCAGGACGGGTCCGGCATCGACGTCCGGCTCCTCGGCCTCCCGCGCGAGGGAACACTCACGCTGACACTGGCCTGGGTTCCGGTTTCAGCTCCATCGGCGGGTGATAACACTGTGGCCACCGGACCGTGGACGCTGACGATCGACCTCGCCAACCCGAGCGGTGAACCGGTTGCCCCGCAGCCGACTCCGACACCGGTGCCCACGCAGACGCCGGTGCCGACGCCGACCCCGACGCCGGTGCCGACCGCGCCGACCTTCCCGGCCGATCTCTACTTCGCCGGCGTGACGCCGGACGGCGTGCTCGGTCTCTGGGTGCAGCCGGCCAGCGGCGATGCGCCGCGCGTGGTCGCGCAGGGCAACGCCGACCTCGATGCCTTCTGGCTGGTGCCCGGCGGCAAGCAGGTCGCGGTCCGGTTTGCCGACGACCCGGCGGTGTACCTCGCCCCGCTCGACGGCGGGGCGCTCCGGAAGGCGACCATGCCCGACGGCCGCGCGGTGACGGAGTACGTCGTCTCCCCCGACGGCACGCGCATCGCCTACGTTCCGGTCGATCGCCAGTCGCTCTGGGTCAGCAACACCGACGGCCGGAACCTCACCCAGGTCCACGCGGTCGAGATTCCGGAGGCGCAGACGATCCACGGCGTGAGCTGGGCGCCGCGCGGCTACACGCTGCGTTACGAGGTGTCGCAGATCGCCGCCGGGTTCCGCCCGTTCGTCGCCACGGTCGGCGGCCCAAATGAGACGATTGAGCCGGTCAAGCACCAACTGCCGCGCGAGGTGCTCTCGTACGCCTGGTCGCCCGGCGGGACGGAACTGGCCTACAGCACCTACAACGGCATCTTCCGCCTGCGGCTTTCCGACGGCGCCGAGACGGCAATCACGCCCGCCGCCCTGCGTGAGGGTCCGCAGCGGGCGATCGACGCCCTCCACTGGCTGCCCGACGGGCGCCTGGCCTTCGTCGTCCACGAGGACTCGACGGTCTACACCCCGGCAGACCTCTGGCTGATGAACGCCGACGGCAGCGATGCCTGGCGGGCGGTCATCGGCGTCGGGCCGGTGGACGTCCTGCGCTGGACCCCGGATGGTGCCGGCTTCGTCGCGCACGTGATCGATGAGCCGGGCCTGACCTGGTATCCCTCGATCCACGACGAACCAGTCAAGCTGGCCGAGGACATCAAGTACGGCGCCTACATCCAACTCGACTGGACGACGAACTAG
- a CDS encoding M28 family peptidase yields the protein MVDERLRAMDRHILGEIWTSDEAWRNLAYLCDDIGHRFAGSESERAGAEFLAAKMREYGLERVRLEEFPMASWERGECSLRLTAPVEREFSAIAMPYCPTADIEAEVIDVGEGELPDFERLGAQIAGKIVLTDAETNRPGERKSHRTDKFMWAIERGAVAVVFMNQNPGLLRITGSLTGRNPRGDAPEDREAPIPGIGISYEAGKAIRRLAERGTPRLHIRTTNRTFQSTSYNVIGEVTGSEYPNEVVLIGGHYDGHDVAQGAGDDGAGTITGLEAGRALAGLKGQLKRTVRIICFGSEEVGLLGAWYHAAQCAAQDTERLRFVMNLDGAGRGTGGQEQLVISSLPELVPYFERLGREMAYSFAIRNELNSHSDHFPFAIRGIPNGTLNSRDATAGMIGRGWGHTEADTLDKVHLRGLQSAAALVARLAVRLAQDDEFPGRQRTVDEVREQLREAGILERQEQAGHFPPA from the coding sequence ATGGTCGACGAGCGCCTGCGCGCGATGGATCGTCACATCCTGGGCGAGATCTGGACCTCGGACGAGGCCTGGCGCAATCTCGCCTACCTCTGCGACGACATCGGCCACCGCTTCGCCGGCAGCGAGAGCGAGCGCGCCGGGGCGGAGTTCCTCGCGGCCAAGATGCGGGAGTACGGCCTCGAGCGGGTGCGACTCGAGGAGTTCCCGATGGCGAGCTGGGAGCGAGGCGAGTGCAGCCTGCGCCTGACCGCGCCCGTGGAACGGGAGTTCTCGGCCATCGCCATGCCCTACTGCCCGACGGCCGACATCGAGGCCGAGGTGATCGACGTTGGCGAGGGCGAACTGCCCGACTTCGAGCGGCTGGGCGCGCAGATCGCCGGGAAGATCGTGCTCACCGACGCTGAGACCAACCGGCCGGGCGAGCGCAAGAGCCACCGGACCGACAAGTTCATGTGGGCGATCGAACGGGGCGCCGTCGCCGTTGTCTTCATGAACCAGAACCCCGGCCTGCTCCGCATCACCGGCAGCCTCACCGGCCGCAACCCACGGGGCGACGCGCCGGAGGACCGTGAGGCGCCGATCCCAGGCATCGGTATCAGCTACGAGGCCGGCAAAGCGATCCGCCGTCTGGCCGAGCGGGGCACGCCGCGACTGCACATCCGCACCACCAACCGCACCTTCCAGTCGACCTCCTACAACGTGATCGGCGAGGTGACGGGTAGCGAGTACCCGAACGAGGTTGTGCTGATCGGCGGGCACTATGACGGCCACGACGTGGCCCAGGGCGCCGGTGACGACGGTGCCGGGACCATCACCGGGCTCGAAGCCGGGCGGGCGCTGGCCGGGCTGAAGGGCCAGCTCAAGCGCACCGTGCGCATCATCTGCTTCGGGTCGGAGGAGGTCGGTCTCCTCGGCGCCTGGTACCACGCCGCGCAGTGCGCCGCGCAGGACACGGAGCGCCTCCGCTTCGTGATGAACCTCGACGGCGCCGGCCGCGGCACGGGCGGGCAGGAGCAACTGGTGATCTCGTCGCTGCCGGAGCTGGTGCCCTACTTCGAGCGGCTGGGCCGGGAGATGGCCTATTCCTTCGCCATTCGGAACGAACTGAACTCCCACTCCGACCACTTCCCGTTCGCGATCCGCGGCATCCCGAACGGGACTCTGAACAGCCGGGACGCGACGGCCGGGATGATCGGCCGCGGCTGGGGCCACACCGAGGCGGACACCCTGGACAAGGTGCATCTGCGGGGCTTGCAGTCGGCGGCCGCGCTGGTGGCGCGCCTGGCAGTGCGGCTGGCCCAGGACGACGAGTTCCCTGGCCGGCAGCGCACGGTCGATGAAGTGCGCGAGCAACTGCGCGAGGCCGGCATCCTCGAGCGCCAGGAGCAGGCGGGCCATTTCCCGCCGGCATAG
- a CDS encoding DoxX family membrane protein has translation MDGVRYMTLEGWLLAAGLAVVLGLGASYLLDRRLPVGRTLGLIGLAFLGVFGGSELFGPLEGEQALSELGPALGDFYLLTGLLGGLVLMALAVATGRRAAAGQPTDVAQQGISDPPVARWLFADLRSAPLWFGLRLYLGYEWLAAGWHKVTDPAWMDGGTALAAFWERVVAVPEQGRPPITYGWYRDFLSFMLEHEWYPWFAPLVAVGETLIGLGLILGAFVGIAAFFGTLLNFNFMLAGTASTNPVLFGLGVFLVLAWKVAGWWGLDRVLLPALGAPWRPGALFRAARGPKAPTPA, from the coding sequence ATGGACGGTGTGCGCTACATGACGCTGGAGGGCTGGCTGCTGGCTGCCGGCCTGGCCGTCGTGCTGGGGCTGGGTGCCAGCTATCTGCTCGACCGCCGCCTCCCCGTGGGCCGCACCCTGGGGCTGATCGGACTGGCCTTCCTCGGGGTCTTCGGCGGCTCGGAGCTGTTCGGCCCGCTTGAGGGCGAGCAGGCCCTGAGCGAGCTGGGGCCCGCGCTGGGCGACTTCTACCTGCTGACCGGCCTGCTGGGAGGGCTGGTGCTCATGGCGCTGGCTGTGGCTACCGGGCGCCGCGCCGCCGCCGGGCAGCCGACCGATGTGGCCCAGCAGGGCATCAGCGACCCGCCGGTGGCCCGCTGGCTGTTTGCCGACCTGCGCTCGGCGCCGCTGTGGTTCGGGCTGCGGCTCTACCTGGGCTATGAGTGGCTGGCGGCCGGCTGGCACAAGGTGACCGATCCCGCCTGGATGGACGGGGGCACGGCGCTGGCGGCCTTCTGGGAGCGGGTGGTGGCCGTGCCCGAGCAGGGGCGCCCGCCGATCACCTACGGCTGGTATCGGGACTTTCTGAGCTTCATGCTGGAGCACGAGTGGTATCCCTGGTTTGCCCCGCTGGTGGCGGTGGGCGAGACGCTGATCGGGCTGGGGCTGATCCTGGGGGCCTTCGTGGGGATTGCGGCCTTCTTTGGCACGCTGCTGAACTTCAACTTCATGCTGGCGGGGACGGCCAGCACCAACCCGGTGCTGTTTGGGCTGGGGGTGTTCCTGGTGCTGGCCTGGAAGGTGGCCGGCTGGTGGGGGCTGGACCGGGTGCTGCTGCCGGCGCTGGGGGCCCCCTGGCGGCCGGGGGCGCTGTTCCGGGCGGCGCGCGGGCCGAAGGCACCGACGCCGGCCTGA
- a CDS encoding helix-turn-helix domain-containing protein translates to MAVRDHPTPEELLRRTYYSPEELAELLEMSPYFIREEARQRRLKAVTVDHNVLYIRRDDVLDWLHRISR, encoded by the coding sequence ATGGCTGTCCGCGATCACCCGACCCCCGAGGAGTTGCTCCGCCGCACCTACTACAGCCCGGAGGAACTGGCCGAACTGCTCGAGATGAGTCCCTATTTCATCCGCGAGGAGGCGCGCCAGCGGCGTCTCAAAGCGGTCACGGTCGACCACAACGTCCTCTACATCCGCCGCGACGATGTTCTCGACTGGCTCCACCGTATCTCCCGCTAG
- a CDS encoding molybdopterin-containing oxidoreductase family protein, giving the protein MPATTDDRALVVRGACPHDCPDTCATLTTVRDGRAILFQADPEHPITQGWLCAKVRPYLDRVYHPDRLLYPLRRVGPKGSGQWERISWDEAIAEITSRWKAIIAEYGAAAILPYSYSGTLGLVQNSVTATRLWYRMGASGLERSICGAAAETAIQMTYGARWAPAMADVEHSKLILIWGHNPASTSPHFMPFLRRAQRKGTRVVVIDPRRTRTARSADLHLRPRPATDGALALGMMHVIFRDGLHDEAWLEAHTVGWRDLRDRVAEYPPERVAAITGLPAEQIIELARDFATTKPAMLKFSDGVQRHGNGGQTSRALACLPAVAGQVGLRGGGLFYSTSDYVSWDGEAVSHASECPPVPRIVNMNRLGAALQGEVTDPPIMALYVFCANPAASTPDRGAILAGLQREDLFTVVHELFMTDTAQYADIVLPATSQLEHVDLHKGYGHRFLQYNHAAIPPLGEAKSDWDVMRLLAAAMGYDEPWLKQSADEVIAEILDATRARNPWLEGITLERLQREGTVPIGAEVANLVPFADGRFPTPSGKLELRCDALAAEGLDPLPDWTPPAEFADRAWDDPSDRRLVLISGAAHHFVSSSLANVPKLAALEGTPYVEINPEDAAARGIADGDDVVVENARGWCRLRAVVTDDVPPGVAVSPKGFWGIHSPEGRNINNTTSAALADLAGQSTFHSNLVEIRPAATAASDATVHPAAAPAGES; this is encoded by the coding sequence ATGCCGGCCACGACAGACGACCGGGCTCTCGTGGTTCGCGGGGCATGCCCGCACGACTGCCCGGATACCTGCGCCACGTTGACGACCGTCCGAGATGGCCGTGCCATCCTCTTCCAGGCTGACCCGGAGCACCCGATCACTCAGGGGTGGCTCTGTGCCAAGGTCCGCCCCTATCTCGATCGGGTCTATCACCCGGACCGGCTGCTGTACCCCCTGCGGCGCGTCGGGCCGAAGGGGTCCGGCCAGTGGGAGCGGATCTCCTGGGATGAGGCGATCGCGGAGATCACGTCACGTTGGAAGGCGATCATCGCCGAGTATGGCGCTGCGGCGATCCTGCCCTACTCCTACAGCGGCACGCTGGGGCTGGTGCAGAACTCGGTGACGGCGACGCGGCTCTGGTACCGCATGGGCGCAAGCGGCCTGGAGCGGTCGATCTGTGGCGCGGCGGCTGAGACGGCGATCCAGATGACCTACGGGGCCCGCTGGGCGCCGGCCATGGCTGACGTCGAGCACAGCAAGCTGATCCTGATTTGGGGACACAATCCGGCCTCCACAAGCCCGCACTTCATGCCGTTCCTGCGCCGCGCCCAGCGGAAGGGCACGCGCGTGGTCGTGATCGACCCGCGACGCACGCGGACGGCACGTTCGGCCGATCTGCACCTACGGCCGCGCCCCGCGACCGACGGAGCGCTGGCGCTGGGGATGATGCACGTCATCTTCCGGGACGGACTGCACGACGAGGCGTGGCTGGAGGCGCACACGGTCGGCTGGCGTGACCTGCGCGACCGTGTGGCAGAGTACCCGCCGGAGCGGGTCGCGGCCATCACCGGGCTGCCGGCCGAGCAGATCATCGAGCTGGCGCGCGACTTTGCGACGACCAAGCCCGCGATGCTGAAGTTTTCCGACGGTGTGCAGCGCCACGGGAACGGCGGACAGACCTCGCGGGCGCTGGCCTGCCTCCCGGCCGTCGCCGGGCAGGTGGGGCTCCGGGGCGGCGGGCTGTTCTACAGCACCAGCGACTATGTGTCCTGGGACGGCGAGGCCGTCTCACATGCGTCGGAGTGCCCGCCGGTTCCGCGCATTGTCAACATGAACCGGCTCGGCGCGGCGCTGCAGGGAGAGGTCACCGACCCGCCGATCATGGCGCTCTACGTCTTCTGCGCCAACCCGGCGGCGTCGACACCCGACCGTGGCGCGATCCTGGCCGGGCTGCAGCGCGAGGACCTCTTCACCGTCGTCCACGAGTTGTTCATGACCGACACGGCGCAGTACGCCGACATTGTCCTTCCGGCTACGAGCCAGTTGGAGCATGTCGACCTCCACAAGGGGTACGGTCACCGATTCCTGCAGTACAACCACGCGGCGATCCCGCCGCTGGGGGAGGCGAAGAGCGACTGGGACGTGATGCGCCTGCTGGCGGCAGCGATGGGTTACGACGAACCGTGGCTGAAGCAGTCCGCCGACGAGGTCATCGCCGAGATCCTCGACGCCACCCGTGCCCGCAATCCGTGGCTGGAGGGGATCACGCTGGAGCGCCTGCAGCGCGAGGGGACCGTGCCGATCGGGGCCGAGGTCGCGAACCTGGTGCCGTTCGCCGACGGCCGCTTCCCGACGCCCTCCGGCAAGCTGGAGCTACGCTGCGACGCGCTGGCGGCCGAGGGGCTCGACCCGTTGCCCGACTGGACCCCGCCAGCCGAGTTTGCGGACCGCGCCTGGGACGACCCGTCCGACCGGCGGTTGGTGCTGATCTCCGGTGCGGCGCACCACTTCGTCTCCAGCAGCCTGGCGAATGTGCCGAAGCTGGCAGCGTTGGAGGGGACACCCTACGTCGAGATCAACCCGGAGGATGCGGCGGCGCGCGGCATCGCCGACGGGGACGATGTCGTGGTTGAGAACGCGCGCGGCTGGTGCCGCCTGCGCGCGGTGGTGACCGACGACGTGCCGCCCGGTGTAGCGGTCTCCCCGAAGGGGTTCTGGGGCATCCACTCACCCGAAGGCCGGAACATCAACAACACGACCTCCGCCGCGCTGGCGGACCTGGCCGGGCAGAGCACCTTCCATAGCAACCTGGTCGAGATCCGCCCGGCAGCCACTGCCGCGAGCGATGCGACGGTTCACCCCGCCGCTGCGCCGGCCGGGGAGAGCTGA
- a CDS encoding LLM class flavin-dependent oxidoreductase gives MRFGIHVGQQNCGIDELRRLWTYADQNGFIWVSVWDHFYCRTDPAAPHFEAVPLMAAMACETRSIRIGCLVFAAAFRNPGLLAKSMVTIDHLSGGRAEVGLGAGWHEPEYRAYGYPFPPIRDRMDHLEESARAMTGLLTQETTDLDGRYVQLNNAYANPKPVRGRLPLWIGGTGERRTLRIAARYADGWNAAYVGPEEYQRKSTVLDQWCEKEGRDPATIERSVNVGFYMGATAAAAPAAIEKMHAQLQEEAVARADGQLTGGPAEAIARLGAYRDAGAEWVNLVIRPPVDWDALQAFVEEVMPALA, from the coding sequence ATGCGCTTCGGGATCCATGTCGGCCAGCAGAACTGTGGGATCGACGAGCTGCGCCGGCTCTGGACATACGCCGACCAGAACGGTTTCATCTGGGTCTCCGTCTGGGATCATTTCTACTGCCGCACCGACCCCGCCGCGCCGCACTTCGAAGCAGTGCCGCTCATGGCCGCGATGGCCTGCGAGACGCGCTCGATCCGTATCGGCTGCCTCGTCTTCGCTGCCGCCTTCCGCAACCCGGGACTCTTGGCCAAGTCGATGGTAACGATCGACCACCTGAGTGGCGGGCGCGCCGAAGTCGGGCTCGGCGCCGGCTGGCACGAGCCGGAGTATCGCGCCTACGGCTACCCCTTCCCGCCCATCCGGGATCGCATGGACCACCTGGAGGAGAGCGCGCGGGCCATGACCGGGCTCTTGACCCAGGAGACGACCGACCTGGACGGCCGCTACGTCCAGCTCAACAACGCCTACGCCAACCCCAAGCCGGTGCGCGGCCGCCTGCCGCTCTGGATCGGCGGGACCGGCGAGCGCCGCACCCTGCGGATCGCCGCCCGCTACGCCGACGGCTGGAACGCCGCCTATGTCGGACCGGAGGAGTACCAGCGGAAATCCACCGTGCTGGACCAGTGGTGTGAGAAAGAGGGGCGCGACCCGGCCACGATCGAGCGCTCGGTCAACGTCGGGTTCTACATGGGCGCGACCGCCGCGGCGGCGCCCGCCGCGATCGAGAAGATGCACGCCCAGCTTCAGGAGGAGGCCGTCGCCCGTGCCGACGGTCAACTGACCGGCGGACCGGCCGAAGCCATCGCCCGCCTGGGCGCCTACCGCGACGCGGGCGCGGAGTGGGTTAACCTCGTGATCCGTCCCCCGGTCGACTGGGACGCCCTCCAGGCCTTCGTCGAGGAGGTCATGCCCGCGCTGGCGTGA
- a CDS encoding metallophosphoesterase family protein, with translation MRFCFVHAADLHLDTPFTGLGMVPPEIRPLLRDASLIAFDNLVGLAIERGAAFVLLAGGIYDGPELGLRAQVRFRHGLERLANRGIHVFLVASEREQPGDWAAIREWPPNVTWFAPGATAPVPVVRDGQRLATIYGASGSSWQGTQGFDRVDAPGIHVGLLHVLGAPDEPPTAGMDYWALGGEHAAQILGDGSPWRVYPGTMQGRGPQPEELGPKGAMVVPVEDDVVGPPEFVSLAPVRILSLTLDIAGVPDLAALREDLLLRAAALRAQHPVSGLILHVALHGDGAARRSLLADGGAAALLRDLRAQRWDGSPFVWWATLRDVTRPAGAVAAARGRSDFAAEVLRLAEELAADPARLREVFADRLTVPPDGALDHSSGIPDAADVADLLGDAAALAVDLLEERDRP, from the coding sequence ATGCGCTTCTGCTTTGTCCACGCCGCGGATCTGCACCTCGATACGCCGTTTACCGGCCTTGGGATGGTGCCGCCGGAGATCCGGCCGCTGCTGCGGGATGCGTCCCTCATTGCGTTCGACAACCTGGTGGGCCTGGCGATCGAGCGGGGCGCCGCCTTTGTCCTGCTCGCGGGCGGGATCTACGACGGGCCGGAGCTGGGCCTGCGGGCACAGGTGCGCTTCCGCCACGGTCTGGAGCGGCTGGCTAACCGGGGCATTCACGTCTTCCTGGTCGCGAGCGAGCGTGAGCAGCCCGGTGATTGGGCCGCGATCCGCGAGTGGCCGCCGAACGTGACCTGGTTCGCGCCTGGGGCGACCGCGCCGGTGCCCGTCGTCCGGGACGGCCAGCGGCTCGCCACCATCTACGGCGCCAGCGGGTCGTCGTGGCAGGGAACCCAGGGATTTGACCGGGTCGATGCGCCCGGCATCCATGTGGGGTTGCTCCACGTCCTCGGCGCGCCAGATGAGCCGCCCACGGCGGGCATGGACTACTGGGCGCTCGGTGGCGAGCACGCCGCCCAGATCCTGGGCGACGGATCCCCGTGGCGAGTCTACCCCGGCACGATGCAGGGCCGTGGACCCCAGCCGGAGGAGCTGGGGCCCAAGGGTGCCATGGTCGTCCCGGTCGAGGACGACGTGGTCGGTCCGCCCGAGTTCGTGTCGCTGGCGCCGGTGCGGATTCTCTCCCTCACGCTCGACATTGCCGGCGTGCCGGATCTTGCGGCGCTGCGGGAGGACTTGCTGCTGCGCGCCGCCGCGCTCCGTGCGCAGCACCCCGTGTCGGGGCTGATCCTCCACGTCGCGCTTCACGGGGATGGCGCTGCCCGTAGGTCGCTCCTGGCCGATGGCGGGGCGGCCGCGCTCCTCCGGGATCTGCGCGCTCAGAGGTGGGACGGGTCGCCGTTCGTGTGGTGGGCGACGCTGCGCGACGTGACCCGCCCGGCGGGTGCGGTGGCGGCGGCGCGCGGGCGGAGCGACTTTGCCGCCGAGGTGCTGCGGCTGGCGGAGGAGCTGGCTGCCGACCCCGCGCGGTTGCGTGAGGTGTTTGCGGACCGCCTAACCGTGCCACCGGATGGGGCGCTCGACCATTCCTCCGGGATCCCGGATGCGGCTGACGTAGCCGACCTCCTCGGCGACGCTGCGGCGCTGGCCGTCGATCTGCTGGAGGAGCGGGACAGGCCATGA